A region of Anguilla anguilla isolate fAngAng1 chromosome 18, fAngAng1.pri, whole genome shotgun sequence DNA encodes the following proteins:
- the dennd10 gene encoding DENN domain-containing protein 10 gives MAGVETQLMLSVGLIEKDVNHDVLWVWCYPSVSAELRDVLLRKCCLTLEGSVLHTFVFGQFSRTWYYITTVEVQEPTALKKVTHFSIVLTAKDFNPEKYAAFSRVLCRMYSKHGSPVRMMEGYIAVLTKGVCQSDENGSFLIRDYDARKAYLAGSIKDVVSQFGMESIILYTALMLKKRVVVYHPRIEALLEFTRVLPALTWHRKDWSILHPYVHLNDTELESLRLCTGYVAGFVDPEISNRPDLFDVYVNLPDSEITISQNAKEAMTMGKLHKDIGLLMVQSAEHADRTDGQVIKDISVKTKEILTNLTSLAEECEDSKITLETLKRRRLPSATENFLFHLAAAEQLLKI, from the exons ATGGCTGGAGTTGAGACTCAACTTATGCTGAGTGTTGGGTTAATTG AAAAGGATGTGAACCACGATGTCCTGTGGGTGTGGTGCTACCCCTCTGTCAGCGCGGAGCTGCGGGACGTCCTGCTCAGGAAGTGCTGCCTCACGCTGGAGGGCTCTGTCCTCCACACCTTCGTGTTCGGCCAGTTCAGCCGCACCTGGTACTACATAACCACCGTGGAGGTTCAGGAGCCCACTGCCCTGAAGAAG GTCACACATTTTTCAATAGTACTTACTGCAAAAGATTTCAACCCTGAGAAGTATGCTGCATTCAGCAGAGTCCTCTGCAG GATGTACTCCAAACACGGCAGCCCGGTCAGAATGATGGAGGGCTACATCGCCGTCCTCACCAAGGGCGTGTGCCAGAGCGACGAGAACGGCTCCTTCCTTATCAGGGACTACGATGCCCGGAAGGCCTATTTAGCCGGCTCCATCAAAG ACGTGGTGTCCCAGTTTGGGATGGAGAGCATCATCCTGTACACAGCCCTGATGCTGAAGAAGAGGGTTGTGGTGTACCACCCTCGCATCGAAGCACTGCTGGAGTTCACAAG AGTTCTCCCAGCCCTGACATGGCACAGAAAGGACTGGTCTATTCTGCACCCCTACGTCCATCTGAATGACACAGAACTAGAATCGCTTCGCTTGTGCACAG GATACGTCGCTGGGTTCGTTGATCCAGAAATAAGTAACAGACCTGACCTTTTTGATGTGTACGTCAACCTCCCCGACAGTGAAATCaccatttcccagaatgcaaaaG AGGCCATGACGATGGGGAAGCTGCACAAGGACATCGGGCTGCTGATGGTGCAGTCAGCCGAGCACGCCGACAGGACCGACGGCCAGGTGATAAAG GACATTTCCGTGAAGACGAAGGAGATTTTGACCAACTTGACATCCCTAGCGGAGGAATGCGAGGATTCCAAAATCACCTTGGAGACCTTAAAGCGGCGGCGCCTCCCCTCGGCCACGGAGAACTTCCTGTTTCACCTGGCGGCCGCCGAACAGCTGCTGAAGATCTGA